From one Dermacentor andersoni chromosome 1, qqDerAnde1_hic_scaffold, whole genome shotgun sequence genomic stretch:
- the dlt gene encoding codanin-1 — MALVLDLLFSKVLSSAELLEWLTNPEYKATIPELHSLDPERKDFIRAFIGFIRDQCPLIQQTPLPAKLQQPTSPPTRVANCDSVRTLKHESVLCTRSRFAPVGRRQTTVRVAGSCNKPLTLPTTAVQLDSSLVRAENSCSELATPCRNDRRQVSGDELTQLAVAVSQNAPDIGDRTVFPTVNAVVEHTKRPIRRITPTPVKSHWRKLTLSDFLPPEVTHENQRKDSHRSPRQPHKEAKELAKFHLKKTDALQLRLSSASQTGSSTQRRSGKHGAVPEFSDVAISVQSAEELQMENYIIPAPDCITEREKLDALATVYAALLNKGLVVNLTIELFFLLQLLTVKQKVKLDEKCSTKLLHSVHNCTHFAAAVLQNILQWLCFLDKPTLKLLSNVEQITTFAPQLYSSLVKLVEGVEPVSRGWSSSIQGVAFDNSTDSQKHFASDSNFRAFRKQRDLFYSLFRDWQRHQFGSSKSFGTQFTHRVAEILDMCNNPCNLSHLARLVLGQLMTSCCGGLEFDDQGNLDEKFLYDLKSTSPGKMEKLEERFLLPFKVGGPCPNPSFTGSQVFFYEFIRAATNSIFLQHFKDQCIAKIVEFEKDNPFQNSEQVPSDDVRRALIAAVYKFKLLGLFLGVVEFLPYSTIESLPRQYQDTQQAIRNLKPLPLNITGLIKESVQSKQLAATLTWVVNFLSMMDPIAKTLTAYKDVLGLLFSIYRSTALQQTSSAAFFARVLLGWLFEVQSIQSDVFAHTSNGILRNVESLGSFVDGSIIYMCCPYLRELRCILLEHLAGRKTKFGEIRKITPISASEGDLKVQLANQLEENFFHIHPLSVKKTVEFVADRVSSTVAKRLKKDVQDTIACSRDILMQMDLAAYDENEETKNIARIFQQMSEKTEKAAHEQCSKCIQKLLPALLPPDMEDQAVRMCCSLSTKSAISKVQQWIKANVTEKALRQGISAASCTANLGQGSCRDKSSISHYTGTSASTVLDSLQDHMQQLHSGEGCTTEEATKLLGLCVKSMHLRLEWSPTAISILQQASFDFVLCLAVWCPDVCTCDVFNAALPLWENSSAVKKACKKLYCARNLHLALMSVDTHSTMLKFGQLAQILLHFGLMTVEDLEKSLKDVLDFELPSVVLEPAVCVISSVLELCKIGNDCASVRPD; from the coding sequence ATGGCGTTAGTTTTAGACCTTTTGTTTTCGAAAGTGCTATCGTCGGCAGAGCTACTGGAGTGGCTGACAAACCCGGAGTACAAGGCAACTATTCCCGAACTACACTCGCTCGATCCGGAGAGGAAAGATTTTATACGAGCTTTCATCGGCTTCATTCGTGACCAGTGTCCGCTTATCCAACAGACGCCGTTGCCCGCAAAGCTACAGCAGCCGACTTCGCCGCCCACGAGAGTCGCAAACTGTGACAGCGTCCGTACCCTCAAGCATGAAAGCGTACTTTGCACGAGATCACGATTTGCGCCTGTTGGACGTCGTCAAACTACTGTCAGGGTAGCGGGCAGTTGCAACAAACCGTTGACGCTCCCGACAACTGCCGTCCAACTCGACTCATCCCTTGTTCGTGCTGAAAATTCGTGCTCTGAATTGGCTACGCCGTGCCGTAACGACAGAAGACAAGTTTCCGGGGACGAACTAACACAGCTGGCAGTTGCTGTGTCTCAGAATGCGCCCGACATTGGCGACCGCACCGTATTTCCTACCGTCAACGCGGTTGTCGAACACACAAAAAGGCCGATCAGAAGAATAACGCCAACGCCTGTGAAATCGCATTGGAGAAAGCTCACGCTGAGTGACTTCCTGCCTCCGGAGGTTACTCACGAGAATCAACGAAAGGATAGCCATCGATCACCTAGGCAACCGCACAAAGAAGCCAAGGAGTTGGCAAAGTTCCATTTGAAGAAAACGGATGCGTTGCAGTTGCGCCTGAGCTCAGCATCACAAACCGGCAGCTCTACGCAGCGTCGAAGTGGAAAGCATGGGGCCGTACCAGAGTTTTCCGACGTCGCCATTTCTGTGCAGTCTGCTGAAGAACTGCAAATGGAAAACTACATTATACCAGCTCCAGATTGCATTACTGAACGGGAAAAGCTTGACGCTCTGGCTACTGTGTATGCTGCACTCTTAAATAAGGGCCTTGTAGTGAACCTGACCATTGAGCTTTTCTTCCTGCTGCAATTGTTGACAGTGAAGCAAAAAGTTAAACTTGATGAAAAATGTTCTACAAAACTTCTACATTCGGTACACAATTGCACTCACTTTGCAGCTGCTGTATTACAGAATATTCTGCAGTGGCTTTGTTTCTTGGACAAGCCAACATTAAAGCTGCTTTCAAATGTCGAGCAGATAACTACGTTTGCACCACAGTTGTACTCAAGTCTTGTGAAGCTTGTGGAAGGTGTGGAGCCAGTTTCAAGAGGCTGGTCCTCCTCAATTCAGGGTGTAGCTTTTGACAATTCTACTGACAGCCAGAAGCATTTTGCTTCTGACAGCAACTTCCGGGCATTCAGAAAGCAAAGAGACCTCTTCTATAGCCTTTTTCGTGACTGGCAGCGACACCAGTTTGGCTCTAGCAAAAGCTTTGGTACCCAGTTTACACACAGGGTTGCAGAGATTCTTGATATGTGCAATAATCCATGCAACTTGTCACACTTGGCTCGCCTTGTTCTTGGACAACTCATGACTAGCTGCTGTGGAGGTCTAGAATTTGATGACCAAGGAAACCTTGATGAGAAGTTTCTTTATGACTTGAAAAGCACCTCcccaggaaagatggaaaagttgGAAGAAAGATTTCTACTGCCTTTCAAAGTTGGAGGCCCCTGTCCAAACCCATCATTTACAGGCTCCCAAGTTTTCTTCTATGAATTTATTAGGGCTGCCACGAATTCCATCTTTTTACAGCACTTTAAAGACCAGTGTATAGCAAAAATTGTGGAATTTGAAAAGGATAATCCTTTTCAAAATTCTGAGCAAGTACCAAGTGACGATGTTAGGAGAGCCCTCATCGCAGCAGTATACAAGTTCAAGTTACTGGGTCTCTTTCTTGGTGTTGTAGAGTTTCTTCCATATAGTACCATTGAAAGCTTACCTAGGCAATATCAAGATACACAACAGGCCATCAGAAACCTTAAGCCTTTACCTCTAAACATTACTGGTCTCATCAAGGAATCTGTACAGAGCAAGCAGCTTGCTGCAACATTGACATGGGTTGTCAACTTTCTTAGCATGATGGATCCTATTGCAAAGACACTCACTGCTTACAAGGATGTGCTAGGTTTGCTATTTTCCATTTACAGATCAACTGCATTGCAGCAAACTAGCAGTGCTGCATTTTTTGCTAGGGTATTGCTTGGCTGGTTGTTTGAGGTGCAGTCCATTCAATCTGATGTTTTTGCTCATACCTCAAATGGCATTCTTAGAAATGTTGAGTCACTGGGTAGCTTTGTTGATGGCTCCATTATTTACATGTGTTGCCCATATCTTCGTGAGTTGCGCTGCATTCTGCTAGAGCATCTTGCTGGCAGGAAAACGAAGTTTGGTGAAATTCGCAAAATCACTCCCATTTCTGCAAGTGAAGGTGATTTGAAAGTGCAACTTGCAAATCAACTTGAAGAAAACTTTTTCCATATTCACCCTCTGTCTGTGAAAAAAACTGTTGAATTTGTTGCAGACAGAGTTTCCTCCACTGTTGCAAAACGCCTGAAAAAAGATGTGCAAGATACCATTGCATGCTCAAGAGACATTCTTATGCAAATGGACCTTGCAGCATATGATGAAAATGAGGAAACCAAAAACATTGCCAGGATTTTTCAGCAGATGAGTGAGAAAACTGAAAAGGCAGCACATGAGCAATGCAGCAAGTGCATCCAAAAGCTACTACCTGCACTACTACCTCCTGACATGGAAGATCAGGCTGTGAGAATGTGCTGCAGCCTGAGCACAAAGAGTGCAATTTCGAAAGTACAGCAGTGGATAAAGGCAAATGTCACAGAGAAAGCTTTGAGGCAGGGAATATCTGCTGCATCATGCACAGCCAATTTGGGACAGGGCTCCTGCAGGGATAAAAGTAGCATATCTCACTACACTGGCACATCAGCCTCCACTGTCCTGGATAGCCTGCAAGACCACATGCAACAATTGCATTCTGGAGAAGGATGCACAACTGAGGAAGCCACAAAGCTGCTAGGGTTGTGTGTGAAATCTATGCATCTTAGACTGGAGTGGTCACCAACTGCTATTTCAATCTTGCAGCAAGCATCTTTTGACTTTGTGCTTTGCCTCGCAGTTTGGTGTCCAGATGTGTGCACATGTGATGTCTTTAATGCTGCTCTGCCATTGTGGGAAAACAGCTCTGCAGTCAAGAAGGCATGCAAGAAACTCTACTGTGCCAGGAATCTACATCTAGCATTGATGAGTGTTGATACCCATAGTACAATGTTGAAGTTTGGACAGCTAGCACAGATTTTGTTGCACTTTGGCTTAATGACTGTAGAAGACCTGGAAAAAAGCCTGAAGGACGTGCTTGACTTTGAACTGCCTAGTGTTGTTCTAGAACCAGCTGTGTGCGTGATCAGCAGTGTTTTGGAACTTTGTAAAATCGGTAACGACTGTGCATCAGTAAGACCAGATTAG